GCGGCCTTCCAGATGGCGGCCGACCTCGGAGCCGTCATCGGACCGCTCCTTGCGGGCTGGCTGGCCGACACGTACTCGTTCTCGGCAGCGTGGGCGCTCTCGGCCGCGATCATGGGTGCGGCCCTGGTGACGGCGCTGCTGTCCACGGAGACCAAGCACCGGCCGGCCGCGGCCTCGCCGGAGCCGGCCCCGGGCAGCACCGGCTGACCCGGCTCACACCCTCCGGTCGTCGAGGAAGTCGAGGACCGCGGCGGCGAAGAGCGGCGACTCCCCCACGTCGTAGTGGGTGGTGCCAGGGATGATCGCGAGGGCGTGGCCGCCCTTCGGCCGGCCCTCGCCCATCCACCCGCCGTCGCGCCGGCCGCCGTCGAGCAGGCCGAAGACCTCGACGTAGTGGCT
The genomic region above belongs to Actinomycetes bacterium and contains:
- a CDS encoding alpha/beta hydrolase, producing SHYVEVFGLLDGGRRDGGWMGEGRPKGGHALAIIPGTTHYDVGESPLFAAAVLDFLDDRRV